Proteins found in one Manduca sexta isolate Smith_Timp_Sample1 chromosome 8, JHU_Msex_v1.0, whole genome shotgun sequence genomic segment:
- the LOC115446365 gene encoding uncharacterized protein LOC115446365 isoform X2, with amino-acid sequence MHTPYEKAKLPLIFNTYRFPTDPVIKNKWIEVCRRGPKWVPTRTSTICSLHFEEIYFQPLKIRRLFEWAIPTLKISHTDRSVSPPPRPPTPPPTSDMLLSIPGLEPDDTLDFDNVDNANNSEEFIQEINGNEPLPLLSLSPTLEKMVPLDLDAEISTVQLENKELQTQLKNLNLW; translated from the exons ATGCACACACCGTACGAAAAAGCAAAGCTGCCACTGATTTTCAATACCTATAG attTCCCACTGACCCGGTAATCAAAAACAAATGGATTGAGGTGTGCAGAAGAGGACCCAAGTGGGTACCAACGAGAACATCAACAATATGTTCATTGCACTTcgaagaaatatattttcaaccgTTGAAAATTAGAAGACTTTTTGAATGGGCAATCCCAACATTGAAGATTAGTCATACTGACAGATCG gtatCACCGCCACCACGTCCTCCAACGCCACCGCCAACGTCAGATATGCTACTATCAATTCCCGGACTAGAACCAGATGATACGTTGGATTTTGATAATGTTGATAATGCAAATAATTCTGAG GAGTTTATACAAGAAATAAATGGCAATGAACCCCTGCCATTGTTGTCTCTATCGCCTACTCTGGAGAAAATG GTCCCTCTGGATTTAGACGCTGAAATTAGTACAGTCCAACTTGAAAATAAAGAATTGCAAACGCAATTAAAAAATCTCAATTTATGGTGA
- the LOC115446365 gene encoding THAP domain-containing protein 1 isoform X1, producing the protein MPCCAVVVCRNRSENIKYNPHGVSYHIFPTDPVIKNKWIEVCRRGPKWVPTRTSTICSLHFEEIYFQPLKIRRLFEWAIPTLKISHTDRSVSPPPRPPTPPPTSDMLLSIPGLEPDDTLDFDNVDNANNSEEFIQEINGNEPLPLLSLSPTLEKMVPLDLDAEISTVQLENKELQTQLKNLNLW; encoded by the exons ATGCCGTGTTGTGCGGTGGTAGTTTGCCGAAATAGGAGTGAAAACATCAAATATAATCCCCACGGCGTCAGTTACCACAT attTCCCACTGACCCGGTAATCAAAAACAAATGGATTGAGGTGTGCAGAAGAGGACCCAAGTGGGTACCAACGAGAACATCAACAATATGTTCATTGCACTTcgaagaaatatattttcaaccgTTGAAAATTAGAAGACTTTTTGAATGGGCAATCCCAACATTGAAGATTAGTCATACTGACAGATCG gtatCACCGCCACCACGTCCTCCAACGCCACCGCCAACGTCAGATATGCTACTATCAATTCCCGGACTAGAACCAGATGATACGTTGGATTTTGATAATGTTGATAATGCAAATAATTCTGAG GAGTTTATACAAGAAATAAATGGCAATGAACCCCTGCCATTGTTGTCTCTATCGCCTACTCTGGAGAAAATG GTCCCTCTGGATTTAGACGCTGAAATTAGTACAGTCCAACTTGAAAATAAAGAATTGCAAACGCAATTAAAAAATCTCAATTTATGGTGA